A window of the Pyrodictium abyssi genome harbors these coding sequences:
- a CDS encoding ATP-binding protein has translation MALVSKSLVIAAIAVIYNILLGLYSALLPLPAFLHNMSSVTVVYPKLSYTVLAILVAILVSGTILVARMFSLLRSRPFVDTFLRNLMYTLARDTIRYSLCSTRRRAALSLLLSSVIVYYILLYTYPPRYINDMLYYLLLSASLLLTIPAMIVSSFDKSAAAALVPVLAAAVVLPQPLLLAALVSVIPAETLHSTLRIALRDGYRIGSLDAILVYMPTIRYNIAGSVTISATRTWWSPAYPPVEYRVKTSIDENPHILVTGTTGSGKSFTAMKLAASILEEKQKRNGPILVVIDPHGEYADMFRGKPGIKIVDASEEAPNPLELVGQSPRERTLELVELVSEFYRLGPIQSRILEEAILLSYENAGIRDDDPLSWSNPPPTIRDVVRILEDMSKRDPRASVLAMYISSLASKAFSKSRHVSFPVPGAGTHAVIFDLSRLSTREQMVLYTETILYKLYYLVKKLGPSSDLRYILLIDEAHLFARKTSRRRQIISLIAAELRKYGVMLIVVTQKASELDKTIIANIGTFICLKHTDSNESKFMAETVSRNPVDDSRDALAYTIATLPKGYIVVGDVGLDTPLLVRLG, from the coding sequence ATGGCCTTAGTATCCAAGTCGCTGGTAATTGCCGCGATAGCTGTTATCTATAATATTCTGCTAGGACTTTATTCTGCCCTGCTACCGCTCCCAGCATTTCTACACAACATGTCATCGGTCACAGTAGTGTACCCTAAGCTAAGCTACACCGTCCTAGCTATACTAGTGGCAATACTAGTCTCCGGCACTATACTTGTTGCTAGAATGTTCTCGCTCCTACGCTCCAGACCCTTCGTCGACACATTTCTGAGAAACCTTATGTACACACTAGCAAGGGACACGATAAGGTACAGTCTATGCTCTACAAGAAGGCGTGCAGCTCTATCACTGTTACTCTCGTCTGTCATAGTTTACTATATTCTGCTATACACTTATCCGCCTCGCTACATCAACGATATGCTGTACTACCTGCTACTCTCTGCATCCCTATTGCTTACAATACCCGCTATGATAGTGTCATCGTTTGATAAATCTGCTGCAGCTGCTCTCGTACCAGTACTCGCAGCTGCAGTAGTGCTACCTCAGCCATTGCTGCTAGCAGCGTTAGTATCAGTAATTCCAGCCGAGACGCTACACTCAACATTAAGAATTGCACTACGCGACGGCTACAGGATAGGTAGCCTCGACGCAATCCTAGTATACATGCCGACTATTAGGTACAATATAGCCGGATCAGTAACTATTAGTGCTACACGTACCTGGTGGTCACCAGCTTACCCCCCGGTAGAGTACAGGGTCAAGACCAGTATAGATGAGAACCCGCACATACTCGTAACCGGGACCACCGGCTCCGGGAAATCATTTACAGCAATGAAGCTCGCCGCCTCAATCCTGGAGGAGAAGCAGAAGCGTAACGGACCAATACTAGTCGTTATAGATCCTCACGGCGAGTATGCGGATATGTTCCGCGGAAAACCAGGCATAAAGATAGTAGACGCATCCGAGGAGGCACCAAACCCTCTAGAGCTTGTAGGGCAAAGCCCTCGCGAAAGAACTCTAGAGCTCGTAGAGCTGGTGTCGGAATTCTACAGGCTAGGCCCTATTCAGTCACGAATACTAGAAGAGGCCATCTTGCTATCATACGAGAATGCTGGTATAAGAGACGACGACCCCTTATCGTGGAGTAACCCGCCACCAACAATTAGAGACGTTGTCAGGATCCTTGAAGACATGTCCAAGCGAGACCCGCGTGCCAGTGTATTAGCTATGTATATCTCGTCTCTTGCATCTAAGGCTTTCAGCAAGAGCCGGCACGTGTCATTTCCCGTACCAGGAGCCGGCACACATGCAGTAATCTTCGACCTTTCAAGACTATCCACAAGAGAACAAATGGTTCTATACACAGAAACCATACTGTATAAGTTATACTACCTTGTTAAGAAACTGGGCCCTTCTAGTGATCTGCGTTATATACTTCTAATAGACGAGGCACATTTATTCGCCCGTAAGACCTCAAGGAGGCGTCAAATCATATCCCTTATAGCGGCCGAGCTGCGGAAGTACGGCGTCATGCTGATAGTTGTTACACAGAAGGCCAGCGAACTCGACAAGACTATAATAGCAAATATCGGCACATTTATATGCTTAAAACACACTGACTCCAACGAGTCAAAGTTCATGGCAGAGACTGTATCACGCAACCCTGTGGACGATTCCAGGGACGCACTCGCATACACCATTGCAACACTACCTAAAGGATACATAGTCGTAGGGGACGTAGGGCTAGACACACCCCTCCTAGTCAGGCTTGGATAG
- a CDS encoding RNA polymerase subunit Rpo13, whose translation MSEEEAIIEEEVTPVAAEEGDETEEVIDLNAALLEAMVKRTEILERFAKGEVNEVEAGNLLETVKVPSLERRRRRKR comes from the coding sequence ATGTCGGAGGAGGAAGCCATTATCGAAGAGGAGGTCACGCCAGTAGCGGCAGAGGAGGGAGACGAAACAGAGGAAGTCATAGACCTTAACGCCGCCCTGCTAGAGGCTATGGTGAAACGTACAGAGATACTAGAAAGGTTCGCAAAAGGCGAGGTAAACGAGGTAGAGGCCGGTAATCTCCTCGAAACTGTGAAGGTACCTTCACTAGAAAGAAGGCGTAGGAGGAAACGCTAG
- a CDS encoding DNA polymerase sliding clamp, with translation MTFRAVYPAATKFKYIIQTIAKVMDEIPFIATQEGVDIRTLTPDKTTMIILRLPMTTFEEYELSEEKKTFIVPSDELNRIAKRGTRNDLVELKLDEERRRLEVNFIDKKTSIVRSFYVPLREGVVEELSEPQVELTVTARMMADDFKNIINDAKVVSDEVEFSSYEDRMEVYAESAQKQYVGILRAGEPLISLEVEGNTPVRAKYSIDLLKASVKATSAADTVTIQYGEALPMRISFDLPSGGVLVYWVSPRI, from the coding sequence ATGACGTTTCGGGCGGTATACCCTGCTGCGACTAAGTTTAAGTACATAATTCAGACGATAGCTAAGGTTATGGATGAAATACCGTTTATAGCCACACAGGAAGGAGTAGATATTAGAACTCTGACCCCAGACAAGACCACAATGATAATACTGAGACTCCCTATGACAACTTTTGAAGAATATGAGCTCAGCGAGGAAAAGAAGACGTTTATTGTGCCCTCGGATGAACTCAATCGTATAGCTAAGAGGGGTACCCGCAACGACTTAGTGGAACTTAAGCTCGATGAAGAACGGAGACGCCTCGAAGTGAACTTTATTGATAAGAAGACGAGCATTGTACGCAGCTTCTATGTCCCTCTAAGAGAGGGTGTTGTGGAAGAACTTAGCGAGCCACAGGTAGAACTCACAGTCACGGCAAGGATGATGGCAGACGACTTTAAGAATATTATAAATGACGCCAAGGTAGTTAGCGATGAGGTGGAATTTAGCAGCTACGAGGACCGGATGGAGGTGTACGCCGAATCCGCTCAGAAGCAGTATGTAGGTATACTCCGCGCGGGCGAGCCCCTGATTAGCCTCGAGGTTGAGGGGAACACTCCGGTAAGAGCCAAGTACTCTATTGACCTTCTAAAGGCCAGTGTAAAGGCTACAAGTGCGGCAGATACTGTTACCATTCAGTATGGCGAGGCACTGCCAATGAGGATAAGCTTTGACCTGCCTAGTGGCGGTGTACTAGTATATTGGGTATCTCCACGTATATAA
- a CDS encoding DUF72 domain-containing protein: MADVRVFVGCCGFPFSRRKYYAMFATVEVQQTFYKLPQKDTVERWRREAPSEFVFNMKAWQVITHPSSSPTWKRAGIRPPGNVENYGYLKPTSENIEAWRKSVEIARILSARVVVLQTPPSFGYSSENEQNAREFFSIATKFIDDNMVIGWEPRGNWSDHQDVVEDIVCIIPRVIHIVDPFRRNPVICSWQRILYLRLHGIGGREVNYRYRYSDDDLAKLANLVRSIIEQYDSIREVYVMFNNVYMGDDARRFKEIAGRHGLNVV, from the coding sequence ATGGCTGATGTAAGGGTTTTTGTCGGCTGCTGTGGCTTCCCCTTCTCCCGCAGGAAGTACTACGCCATGTTTGCTACTGTAGAGGTGCAACAAACGTTCTACAAGCTACCTCAGAAGGATACTGTTGAACGATGGCGTAGAGAGGCACCCAGCGAGTTCGTATTTAATATGAAAGCATGGCAGGTCATAACACATCCATCATCGAGTCCTACGTGGAAACGGGCAGGTATAAGACCACCAGGAAACGTTGAAAACTACGGCTACCTTAAACCGACCAGTGAAAATATAGAGGCATGGCGTAAGAGTGTAGAGATTGCAAGAATCTTATCAGCTAGAGTAGTCGTGTTGCAGACACCTCCAAGCTTTGGCTACAGTAGCGAGAACGAGCAAAACGCCCGAGAGTTCTTCTCCATAGCTACAAAGTTTATTGATGACAATATGGTCATTGGGTGGGAGCCTCGCGGTAATTGGTCAGATCACCAGGATGTAGTAGAAGACATAGTATGTATCATCCCCAGAGTAATACACATTGTAGACCCTTTCAGAAGAAACCCAGTCATATGTAGTTGGCAGAGGATACTCTATCTACGCCTTCACGGTATAGGTGGGAGAGAAGTAAACTACAGGTATAGGTATAGCGACGATGATTTGGCTAAGTTGGCGAACCTGGTAAGGAGTATAATCGAACAATACGATAGCATAAGGGAAGTCTATGTAATGTTCAACAACGTGTATATGGGTGATGACGCGAGGAGATTCAAAGAGATAGCGGGTAGGCATGGCCTAAACGTGGTGTAG
- a CDS encoding AbrB/MazE/SpoVT family DNA-binding domain-containing protein — MRLAEIVKVDSKGRVTIPLVVREALNIIEGMNLILIADPDKREIVLTPLPSAEGKLFEMRIEFKDVPGALAKASEKLAELNVDQVTTQCTTVKRGEYAECIIIIDLSRSGIDIDSVKTELSKLDEVRFIQVRPLQR; from the coding sequence GTGCGGCTGGCTGAGATAGTCAAAGTCGACAGTAAGGGAAGGGTCACAATACCACTGGTAGTCAGGGAAGCTCTAAACATAATCGAGGGAATGAACTTAATATTGATAGCTGACCCCGATAAGCGTGAAATAGTGCTAACGCCGCTTCCAAGCGCTGAGGGCAAGCTCTTCGAGATGCGCATTGAATTCAAGGATGTGCCGGGAGCATTGGCAAAAGCATCAGAGAAGCTAGCTGAATTGAATGTTGACCAGGTTACTACGCAGTGTACAACAGTTAAACGGGGAGAGTATGCCGAGTGTATAATAATAATAGATCTCTCGCGAAGCGGTATAGACATAGATAGTGTGAAGACAGAGCTATCTAAGCTGGACGAAGTCCGATTCATACAAGTTAGGCCTCTCCAGCGCTAG
- a CDS encoding Mrp/NBP35 family ATP-binding protein → MSSQQRIPPEVKARIEAFKKIREQEKKIEENMKKIKYKIVILSGKGGVGKSFVTASLAFAMSYLGRKVGVLDADIYGPSIPKMMGVQGETVMATSDARIIPVTAPLGVKVISMGLLLPQEDVPVIWRGTLTTSAIREMLAYTDWGSLDYLFIDLPPGTGDEQLTIAQLIRDLTGTIIVTIPSDVSRIVVAKAINFARKLNVDIVGIIENMSYFECPDGSKHYIFGEGVARKISEQYGVRLLGEIPIDPRISRANDAGEPFFVKYPDSKASKIILGLAEKIAKIVEQGISE, encoded by the coding sequence ATGTCTTCGCAGCAGAGAATTCCGCCAGAAGTAAAAGCACGCATAGAGGCTTTTAAAAAGATACGTGAACAAGAAAAAAAGATAGAGGAAAACATGAAGAAGATAAAGTACAAAATAGTCATCCTCAGCGGTAAAGGTGGTGTAGGAAAATCGTTCGTTACAGCAAGTTTGGCCTTTGCTATGAGCTACCTAGGGAGAAAAGTAGGAGTTCTCGATGCGGATATATATGGGCCTTCTATACCAAAGATGATGGGTGTACAAGGAGAAACTGTTATGGCTACATCAGATGCAAGGATTATACCAGTGACTGCTCCACTTGGCGTGAAGGTAATCTCAATGGGGCTCCTGCTTCCGCAAGAGGATGTACCTGTAATATGGCGTGGAACACTAACTACATCAGCCATTCGTGAAATGCTGGCCTACACAGACTGGGGTTCACTAGATTACCTCTTCATAGACTTGCCTCCCGGGACCGGAGATGAACAGCTAACCATTGCACAGCTTATACGTGACCTTACCGGTACAATTATCGTCACGATACCATCTGACGTGTCACGCATAGTAGTGGCTAAGGCCATTAATTTTGCGCGTAAACTAAACGTAGACATCGTTGGAATCATAGAAAACATGAGTTACTTTGAGTGCCCAGATGGTAGCAAGCACTACATCTTTGGCGAGGGCGTAGCTAGAAAGATATCGGAACAATACGGTGTAAGACTCCTCGGCGAGATACCAATAGACCCGCGCATATCGCGAGCAAATGATGCTGGTGAGCCATTCTTCGTGAAGTATCCCGACAGTAAGGCTTCCAAGATAATACTGGGGTTGGCTGAGAAGATAGCGAAGATTGTAGAGCAGGGTATTAGCGAGTAA
- a CDS encoding DEAD/DEAH box helicase yields the protein MYLRFKICRWLDSDEFKRISGLASYIGRHEGCSWFEINTHYFNIDRLLDTIDMLRSYGAEFDEKSLQIINKLVEESSTVELHVSRQGFVIKSRRLLSDYLAVFRSKGLVKYSKGLRGFVVKPYAIIDVVERLRHEGFNIRDYSGLLSPSRYTITFTGKLRDYQEEAINAWIKNNYKGVIALPTGSGKTIVALAAMAKLAVPTLIVVYTREQLVEWIDKVERFTSLDKSSVGAFYSEEKSIKPITVATYHSAFRNVDVLFDKFSLLIVDEAHHLPADKFRAIAESILAPYRLGLSATPYREDGRHEELFQLIGGIVYERSLNDLLSAGYIASFEIVPVFVQLSREELDEYRKLKKRYIVLARGRRIEELVKAASVGDESARQALQLLARMRRILALSKSKIEEARRIIETELARGSKIIVFTQYVDQAQAIGKELGIPVVTGKTEKTKRKIIFELYKHDRFKAIVLTTVGDEGIDIPNANVGIVLSGTSSRRQFIQRLGRLLRPKPGKAAKLYYIAVKGTQEEATLKRLLQAI from the coding sequence TTGTACCTGAGATTCAAGATATGTAGATGGCTCGATAGTGACGAGTTCAAAAGGATATCCGGTTTAGCATCCTATATCGGTAGACATGAGGGCTGCAGCTGGTTTGAAATAAACACACATTATTTCAATATTGATAGACTTCTGGATACTATTGATATGCTTAGGTCGTACGGAGCTGAATTTGATGAAAAATCTTTACAGATTATAAACAAGCTTGTAGAAGAGTCTAGCACGGTTGAATTACATGTTTCTCGTCAGGGTTTTGTGATAAAGTCTAGGCGCTTGTTGTCTGACTACCTCGCTGTATTTAGATCTAAGGGTCTAGTTAAGTATTCGAAGGGGCTACGAGGATTCGTTGTAAAGCCGTATGCCATTATAGATGTCGTTGAAAGACTAAGACATGAAGGGTTCAACATACGCGACTATTCGGGACTTCTCAGCCCCAGTAGGTATACTATAACCTTCACTGGTAAGCTTCGCGATTATCAAGAGGAGGCGATAAATGCGTGGATTAAGAATAATTACAAAGGGGTAATAGCATTACCTACTGGCTCTGGGAAGACTATCGTTGCACTAGCTGCTATGGCTAAATTAGCTGTACCTACGCTCATAGTTGTCTATACGCGCGAACAGCTGGTTGAGTGGATCGATAAGGTAGAGAGGTTTACCTCTCTTGATAAGAGTTCTGTCGGAGCCTTTTATTCTGAGGAAAAGTCGATTAAGCCTATCACCGTAGCCACTTATCACTCAGCATTCAGGAATGTTGACGTATTATTTGATAAGTTTTCACTATTGATAGTAGACGAGGCTCATCATCTGCCAGCGGATAAGTTTAGGGCAATAGCTGAGTCTATACTCGCACCTTACAGACTTGGCTTATCTGCAACACCTTATAGGGAGGATGGACGGCATGAGGAGTTGTTCCAGCTAATCGGTGGCATTGTCTATGAGCGTTCTCTCAACGACCTCTTGTCTGCTGGCTATATCGCGTCATTTGAGATAGTCCCTGTTTTTGTGCAGCTTAGCAGGGAGGAACTTGACGAGTACAGAAAACTTAAGAAAAGGTATATCGTTCTCGCTCGGGGGAGAAGAATCGAAGAACTCGTTAAGGCGGCATCGGTGGGAGACGAATCCGCTAGACAAGCCCTACAACTACTTGCACGTATGCGGCGTATACTAGCACTATCCAAGTCTAAGATTGAGGAGGCACGCAGAATTATTGAGACCGAGCTTGCAAGAGGGTCCAAGATCATAGTGTTTACGCAATATGTGGACCAGGCCCAAGCTATCGGTAAGGAGCTTGGTATCCCCGTGGTTACAGGAAAGACTGAAAAAACCAAGCGTAAGATTATATTCGAGCTTTATAAGCATGACAGGTTTAAGGCTATAGTACTAACTACTGTAGGCGACGAGGGCATTGACATTCCAAATGCCAATGTTGGGATAGTCTTGTCTGGTACATCGTCACGGCGCCAGTTTATTCAAAGACTTGGAAGACTGCTTAGGCCTAAGCCCGGTAAGGCGGCTAAACTGTACTACATAGCTGTAAAGGGTACACAGGAGGAAGCCACTCTTAAAAGACTCTTGCAAGCGATATGA
- the hjc gene encoding Holliday junction resolvase Hjc has protein sequence MQNTRRRRGFEAERELVRKLWSKGFAVMRAPASGARTRLAAYPDVVAIFRGKIYAFEVKYRRDNSPIYIDKNQLEKLLEFSRRAGATPLVAVKRPNKGWKLIPVDMAKQTNSGGIKIDDEVLDKGIGLDEFIAMATSASLKKFIKNIG, from the coding sequence ATGCAGAACACTAGACGTAGGAGAGGCTTCGAGGCAGAAAGAGAGCTAGTCAGAAAGCTATGGAGCAAAGGGTTTGCAGTAATGCGTGCACCAGCCAGTGGAGCACGGACGAGGCTAGCAGCCTACCCGGACGTAGTCGCCATCTTTAGGGGCAAAATATACGCGTTCGAGGTTAAGTACCGCCGTGACAACTCTCCTATATATATTGATAAAAACCAGCTGGAAAAGCTCCTAGAGTTCTCGCGAAGAGCTGGCGCGACACCACTAGTAGCTGTAAAGAGGCCTAACAAAGGCTGGAAGCTCATACCAGTAGACATGGCAAAGCAGACAAACTCCGGAGGGATTAAGATAGACGACGAAGTACTAGATAAGGGTATAGGTCTAGACGAGTTCATAGCAATGGCTACAAGCGCAAGCCTAAAAAAGTTCATAAAGAATATAGGCTAG
- a CDS encoding PINc/VapC family ATPase codes for MYSFEHVPVYVPDTSVLVEGAVSRLVKDGKIRGKVVIHKAVIAELESQANKGKATGHAGLDEIKRLRELAKQGLIEIEIVGQRPSIHDIRGAHYGTIDALIRDYAYEIGATLVTADRVQALVAEAMGVGVVYVQPRREEKLRIEDFFDENTMSVHIKEGSPPRAKKGTPGNWILVDLSSKPMSREEVEMIAREIVEVARRRPDGFIEIDRAGSTIVQLGSYRIVITRPPLSEGWEITAVRPVKRLRLEDYKLPSKLLRRLDERAEGILIAGAPGMGKTTFAQALAEYYASKGKVVKTIESPRDMLLPPDITQYSKNYADVGELHDILLLSRPDYTVFDELRDDQDFRLYIDLRLAGIGMIGVVHATTPIDAVQRFIRRVDIGMLPSIIDTVIFVDRGRVEKVYELRMTVKLPTGLREADLARPVVEVRDALTDELAYEIYTFGEQTVVVPVKEVTTSAYNEKIKRLIERIIPGAEVEIRDNLVMVHVPRIAAKTLMKKMKKLKKLEDKYGVTIRVNMIG; via the coding sequence GTGTATAGCTTTGAGCACGTACCGGTATATGTTCCAGATACCAGTGTACTGGTCGAGGGCGCTGTATCCAGACTTGTTAAAGATGGCAAAATTAGAGGGAAAGTGGTAATACATAAGGCGGTTATAGCCGAGCTGGAAAGTCAGGCGAACAAGGGCAAAGCCACCGGGCATGCTGGCCTCGATGAAATAAAGAGGCTACGCGAGCTCGCAAAACAGGGCTTGATAGAGATTGAGATTGTAGGTCAAAGACCGTCAATACACGACATTAGAGGCGCCCATTATGGCACAATAGATGCATTAATAAGAGATTATGCATACGAGATTGGAGCAACACTCGTGACAGCTGACCGTGTTCAAGCACTCGTAGCTGAAGCTATGGGCGTCGGTGTTGTATACGTACAACCCCGGCGAGAAGAAAAGCTAAGGATAGAAGACTTCTTTGACGAGAATACCATGAGCGTCCACATAAAAGAAGGTAGCCCGCCCCGCGCGAAGAAGGGTACCCCGGGCAACTGGATTCTCGTGGACCTCTCCTCGAAGCCAATGTCCCGAGAAGAAGTCGAAATGATTGCTAGGGAAATAGTTGAAGTAGCTAGACGTAGACCAGACGGGTTCATAGAGATAGATAGAGCAGGCTCAACAATAGTACAACTGGGTAGTTACAGGATAGTGATAACTAGGCCCCCACTCAGCGAAGGCTGGGAAATAACAGCAGTAAGGCCAGTTAAACGGCTACGGCTAGAAGACTACAAGCTTCCATCAAAGCTTCTGCGCCGTCTCGATGAGAGGGCTGAAGGCATACTAATAGCCGGTGCACCTGGTATGGGCAAAACAACATTCGCACAAGCACTCGCCGAGTACTATGCTAGCAAAGGGAAAGTGGTCAAGACTATAGAATCGCCACGCGATATGCTGCTTCCGCCGGACATAACTCAGTACTCGAAAAACTACGCTGACGTAGGGGAGCTGCATGACATACTGCTGCTAAGCAGGCCGGACTATACAGTATTTGACGAGCTACGTGACGACCAGGACTTCCGTCTATACATAGACTTAAGGCTAGCAGGCATAGGTATGATAGGTGTAGTGCACGCTACCACACCCATAGACGCTGTCCAGAGGTTTATCAGGAGAGTAGACATAGGCATGCTGCCAAGCATAATAGACACCGTTATATTCGTAGATAGAGGCCGTGTAGAGAAGGTCTACGAACTCCGGATGACTGTCAAGCTGCCAACAGGGCTACGTGAGGCAGACCTTGCTAGACCTGTTGTTGAAGTACGTGATGCACTAACGGACGAGCTTGCGTACGAGATATACACTTTCGGAGAGCAAACAGTAGTAGTGCCCGTGAAGGAAGTCACAACATCAGCGTACAATGAGAAAATAAAGCGTCTCATTGAACGCATAATACCAGGTGCTGAAGTCGAAATCCGCGATAACCTGGTGATGGTGCACGTACCCAGAATAGCTGCTAAGACACTGATGAAGAAGATGAAAAAGCTAAAGAAACTCGAAGACAAGTATGGTGTTACAATAAGGGTTAACATGATAGGGTAA
- a CDS encoding DUF2286 domain-containing protein, with amino-acid sequence MKILVIRADEGKLVSSDVVEGDFSEVAKDIVRRALEEWNPAESDLTAIRTKFELRYKLPIDPDLYDKIMDLNLELIREGNELIVNLPVLTISFDNAWLDDAYLDKRMYIVSLYLDDAAKQQLEEYAVEATKEPKRIDTGQPLSLGEEDLKRLEEGLEEIEEEKPKRRRRKKK; translated from the coding sequence ATGAAGATACTTGTGATCAGGGCCGATGAAGGAAAGCTCGTATCATCCGACGTAGTTGAAGGCGATTTCAGTGAAGTAGCTAAGGACATTGTAAGAAGAGCCCTTGAAGAGTGGAATCCTGCAGAGAGCGATTTAACCGCTATAAGGACTAAGTTTGAGCTACGCTACAAGCTTCCTATAGACCCGGATCTCTACGATAAGATAATGGACCTAAACCTGGAGCTCATAAGAGAGGGCAATGAGCTCATAGTTAACTTGCCGGTGCTAACCATAAGCTTCGACAACGCATGGCTAGATGATGCCTATCTAGACAAGCGTATGTACATAGTATCGCTATACCTCGACGATGCCGCTAAGCAACAGCTAGAAGAATACGCTGTAGAGGCAACAAAAGAGCCGAAGAGAATTGACACGGGTCAGCCGCTCTCGCTAGGCGAGGAGGACTTGAAAAGACTAGAAGAGGGGCTAGAGGAGATAGAGGAAGAAAAGCCAAAACGCCGCCGCAGGAAAAAGAAGTAA